In a genomic window of Borrelia maritima:
- a CDS encoding HD-GYP domain-containing protein encodes MILKEIKQIKDLSEQDIIFARIGNLSKLGTRVNEKIIKILDKGNTPYIPVLKKKEDESYEDLIKKINEEILNDDLTYLREKLIDNLKDVYKPFKEDDPIFFTKGKKPLMKINTLMEVEPNQIYWKEILEGSFKILPRHKITSLQKILLEIYHYFDIQKLRTKENFKDKKTLKKLYLYSARRDYEFFKGKVKTEGDSILLHSVDTTIYFLLTIANLNKIRSLKNAPRSTIKFFLDKTEYTEFTEFFYAEDMILQAALGSLLHSIGLMHITILENIGNKISLKDKNLKEHHKLKIEHLEKNINIAKNLFRIREDISAITKMIINGQKEYLDATGYPQTKINKFTHELVRIFCIIDTYDELVNPIIIKESANPLEVVKFLIENSGEYCWSRKEPSEQTKNKKFDIKMLENFLTILAPFDYGQIVSVNKKNNNENLFQAAVIEYKTGVMPNISIINKKKQIYKLEEIIMDLENKEILIKDTNGHYKKNPLKNVDDFVIKNNIPELNKNEIQLIPFNYEKK; translated from the coding sequence GTGATACTTAAAGAAATAAAGCAAATAAAAGATCTAAGCGAGCAAGACATAATTTTTGCAAGGATAGGAAACCTATCAAAACTCGGTACAAGAGTAAATGAAAAAATCATTAAAATACTTGATAAAGGCAATACGCCGTATATTCCCGTACTTAAAAAAAAAGAAGATGAGTCATATGAGGATCTTATAAAAAAAATAAATGAAGAAATTTTAAATGATGATCTTACCTATTTAAGAGAAAAGCTAATAGATAATTTAAAAGACGTATATAAACCCTTTAAGGAAGACGACCCAATATTTTTTACCAAGGGGAAAAAACCACTCATGAAAATCAATACATTGATGGAAGTTGAGCCCAATCAAATTTATTGGAAAGAAATATTGGAAGGAAGTTTTAAAATACTTCCAAGACATAAAATAACGTCTTTACAAAAAATTTTATTAGAAATATATCATTATTTTGATATTCAAAAGCTTAGAACAAAAGAAAACTTTAAAGATAAAAAAACTTTAAAAAAATTGTATTTATATTCTGCTAGAAGAGATTACGAATTTTTTAAAGGAAAAGTCAAAACAGAAGGCGATTCAATACTACTGCATTCAGTCGACACAACAATTTATTTTTTATTGACAATTGCAAATTTAAACAAAATAAGATCTTTGAAAAATGCACCCCGTTCAACTATCAAATTTTTTCTTGATAAAACTGAGTATACCGAATTTACAGAATTTTTCTATGCAGAAGACATGATACTACAAGCTGCACTTGGATCATTACTACACTCAATAGGATTAATGCATATAACAATATTAGAAAATATAGGAAATAAAATAAGCCTTAAGGATAAAAATTTAAAAGAACACCACAAATTAAAGATAGAACACTTAGAAAAAAATATTAACATTGCCAAGAATTTGTTTAGAATAAGAGAGGATATTTCAGCTATTACAAAAATGATAATTAATGGACAAAAAGAATACCTTGATGCTACTGGATATCCGCAAACTAAAATCAACAAATTTACTCATGAACTTGTTAGAATTTTCTGCATAATTGATACTTACGATGAATTGGTAAATCCAATAATAATAAAAGAAAGCGCTAACCCTTTAGAGGTTGTTAAATTCCTAATAGAAAATAGCGGGGAATACTGTTGGAGCAGAAAAGAACCAAGCGAGCAAACAAAAAACAAAAAATTTGACATTAAAATGCTTGAAAATTTTTTAACAATACTTGCACCTTTTGATTATGGACAAATAGTGAGTGTAAACAAAAAAAATAATAATGAAAATCTTTTTCAAGCTGCTGTTATTGAATACAAAACAGGAGTTATGCCAAACATATCTATAATAAACAAAAAAAAACAGATTTATAAACTAGAAGAAATAATAATGGATCTCGAAAATAAGGAAATTTTAATAAAAGATACAAATGGACATTATAAAAAAAATCCATTAAAAAATGTGGATGATTTTGTAATAAAAAACAACATTCCAGAATTAAATAAAAATGAAATTCAACTCATTCCCTTTAACTATGAAAAAAAATAA
- the rsmD gene encoding 16S rRNA (guanine(966)-N(2))-methyltransferase RsmD, producing MFFRIVLKSLFMYVSAGKYKGKKILFPKALAVRPVMSLVREAFFSIIFKDIVNSKFLDVFAGTGIMSVEALSRGASLAHLVEYNKKTKATLVKNFSFVEEFYNFFFQRAEDFLSKKDLFYDFIYLDPPFNYKNKINLLEIILKGRLLNNKVNIIMHCPFSEDLDINTSKFLVYNLKRYGGSKLIFLKIL from the coding sequence ATGTTTTTTAGAATTGTTTTAAAATCTTTATTTATGTATGTAAGTGCGGGTAAATATAAAGGCAAAAAAATTTTGTTTCCCAAGGCTTTAGCTGTTCGTCCCGTAATGTCTCTTGTCAGAGAAGCCTTTTTTTCTATTATTTTCAAAGATATTGTTAACTCAAAATTTTTAGATGTTTTTGCAGGAACTGGCATAATGTCTGTTGAAGCCCTTAGTAGGGGAGCTAGTCTTGCCCATCTTGTTGAGTATAATAAAAAGACTAAAGCAACATTAGTTAAAAATTTTAGTTTTGTTGAGGAATTTTATAATTTTTTTTTTCAAAGAGCAGAGGATTTTTTAAGCAAAAAAGATCTTTTTTATGATTTCATTTATCTTGATCCTCCTTTTAATTATAAAAATAAGATTAATCTACTCGAGATTATTTTAAAAGGCAGACTTTTAAATAATAAAGTTAATATCATTATGCATTGCCCTTTTAGTGAAGATTTGGACATAAATACATCAAAATTTTTGGTTTATAATTTAAAAAGGTATGGGGGATCAAAACTTATTTTTTTGAAAATATTGTAG
- a CDS encoding UTP--glucose-1-phosphate uridylyltransferase: MKGIILAAGYGTRFLPITKTIPKEMLPILNKPAIDYIIQEFIDSGIKDILLISSRRKKVLDDYFDREIELENIFLKENKKNELEKIKSKKINISFLRQKEMLGTGNALLYAKPWINREPVVVAYPDDLHIGNPPLSLQLIKLHEKTGKNIMSIIENPENINRYGVIDLYKDKVHVKNIIEKPKIGSEPSNKASIGRFLYNYEFFEHLEEGFKLHQKGEYYHIYALKKLMDQKKVLYKNIEGKRIDIGTLEGYLEAILNFAKKDKNLMEIIKKGINEND; this comes from the coding sequence ATGAAAGGAATTATTCTGGCAGCTGGGTATGGAACAAGATTTTTACCAATAACAAAAACAATTCCAAAAGAAATGTTACCAATTTTAAACAAACCAGCCATAGATTATATCATCCAAGAATTTATCGATTCGGGAATAAAAGACATTTTATTAATAAGTTCAAGACGAAAAAAGGTTCTTGACGATTATTTTGATAGAGAAATTGAACTTGAAAATATTTTTTTAAAAGAAAATAAAAAAAATGAACTAGAAAAGATTAAAAGTAAAAAAATCAACATAAGCTTCTTAAGACAAAAAGAAATGTTGGGCACAGGAAATGCACTACTTTATGCGAAACCCTGGATCAATAGAGAACCTGTAGTTGTGGCTTACCCCGACGATCTTCACATTGGAAATCCACCATTAAGCTTACAATTAATCAAGCTTCATGAAAAGACTGGAAAGAACATAATGTCTATCATTGAAAATCCAGAAAATATAAACAGATACGGAGTAATAGATCTTTACAAAGACAAAGTCCATGTAAAAAACATTATTGAAAAACCAAAAATTGGGAGCGAACCTAGCAATAAAGCATCTATTGGAAGATTTTTATATAACTATGAATTTTTTGAGCATTTAGAAGAAGGATTTAAACTGCATCAAAAGGGTGAATACTATCACATTTATGCTTTAAAAAAGCTAATGGATCAAAAAAAAGTACTGTATAAAAATATTGAGGGAAAAAGAATTGACATAGGAACTCTTGAGGGTTATTTAGAGGCAATATTAAATTTTGCAAAAAAAGATAAAAATTTAATGGAAATTATAAAAAAAGGAATAAATGAAAACGATTAA
- a CDS encoding BB_0208 family protein, whose translation MKTIKKDREFYDYLATLKKYIIKYIEEKVLKYSIASQLYKLEKTEIIELIKISDNYEKEKNTLNTSLEEYYYNKTQNEIIKKWILEIIRSKNFAQISKEANFNTKKLGITYKLKSSNFLKLIEIQNNPYYSQEKKDIYKQFILNFSSNINIDNLEQTIDILVAVRNKNKIKILNILNKNLKNKSENQNVFKSSLANKESRLIKLKKILILTYWPVGCLSKNIFIKILIKHYKYLEEEILALKYNEILNYLRALKTLSLNEIFYKGSSKNINFNYFFSDFTQYIPKDFQNTLKCYLYVVEKTITKKYLTWFFKDKISNNWESFTNTLEYIEKHKLINIKEKIKEIITAKFQTEDFFISFDKTNFNPYKSSIFKERCIKNAFIQSIVNYVEKNSQNIETYGWIAFYIYAENKDKKIFCQHMKDFFKNKTFETQNQIFVYFLSFYPNIENKHFKFISDILLYLDENKITIPKKIIKMQKINPNQLDYQRSYILIKSLKTRSRILKILLKNIRFDLIEKLEDENEKKLLPAICYLIYCDNLVELKNNKKIKSNEKNSLLEFISFFKAKLKQKINFKKELMKAKDIQSKLNIMEKK comes from the coding sequence ATGAAAACGATTAAAAAGGATCGAGAATTTTATGATTACCTTGCTACATTAAAAAAATACATAATCAAATATATAGAAGAAAAAGTTTTAAAATACAGCATTGCTTCTCAACTTTACAAATTAGAAAAAACTGAAATAATTGAACTTATAAAAATTAGCGATAATTATGAAAAAGAAAAAAATACATTAAATACTTCGCTCGAAGAATACTACTACAATAAAACTCAAAATGAAATAATTAAAAAATGGATACTAGAAATAATAAGAAGTAAAAACTTCGCTCAAATAAGTAAAGAAGCTAACTTTAACACCAAAAAACTAGGAATAACATATAAACTAAAATCTAGCAACTTTTTAAAACTAATTGAAATACAAAATAACCCTTATTATTCTCAAGAAAAAAAAGACATTTACAAGCAATTTATATTAAATTTTTCTAGCAATATTAACATTGACAACTTAGAGCAAACAATAGACATTCTAGTGGCTGTAAGAAACAAAAATAAAATTAAAATATTGAATATATTAAATAAAAATTTAAAAAATAAATCAGAAAATCAAAATGTTTTTAAATCAAGCCTAGCTAATAAAGAAAGTAGACTAATAAAGCTAAAAAAAATACTAATACTTACATATTGGCCAGTTGGGTGTTTAAGTAAAAACATTTTTATCAAAATTTTAATAAAACATTACAAATACTTGGAAGAAGAAATTCTAGCACTAAAATATAATGAAATTTTAAATTACTTACGTGCACTAAAAACTTTAAGTCTCAATGAAATCTTCTATAAAGGTTCGAGCAAAAATATTAACTTTAATTATTTTTTCAGTGATTTTACACAATACATCCCAAAAGATTTTCAAAACACATTAAAGTGTTATTTGTATGTAGTTGAAAAAACAATAACAAAAAAATATTTAACTTGGTTTTTTAAGGACAAAATATCAAATAATTGGGAATCTTTCACAAACACGCTTGAATACATTGAAAAACACAAATTAATTAACATAAAAGAAAAAATTAAAGAAATTATAACCGCAAAATTTCAAACAGAAGATTTTTTTATATCTTTTGACAAGACAAATTTCAATCCTTACAAAAGCTCAATCTTTAAAGAAAGATGCATTAAAAATGCATTCATACAAAGCATTGTAAACTATGTCGAAAAAAATTCTCAAAATATAGAAACTTATGGGTGGATTGCGTTCTACATTTATGCTGAGAACAAAGATAAAAAAATTTTTTGTCAACACATGAAAGATTTTTTCAAAAATAAAACCTTTGAAACACAAAATCAAATATTTGTATATTTTTTATCTTTTTATCCCAATATTGAAAATAAACATTTCAAGTTCATATCAGATATACTCCTTTACCTTGACGAAAATAAAATTACAATACCTAAAAAAATAATAAAAATGCAAAAAATAAATCCCAACCAACTAGATTACCAAAGATCATATATTTTAATAAAATCACTAAAAACAAGATCTAGGATTTTAAAAATTCTACTCAAAAATATAAGATTTGATCTTATTGAAAAACTTGAAGATGAAAATGAGAAAAAATTATTACCCGCAATATGCTATTTAATATATTGTGATAATCTGGTAGAATTAAAAAACAATAAAAAAATAAAATCTAATGAAAAAAATAGCTTATTAGAATTTATTTCTTTTTTCAAAGCAAAATTGAAGCAAAAAATAAATTTTAAAAAAGAGCTTATGAAAGCTAAAGACATTCAATCTAAATTAAATATAATGGAAAAAAAATGA
- a CDS encoding tetratricopeptide repeat protein, translating to MKIYFLLNKNCKIFILFLILIFNSKLAYSQRLIRIGKEELKNKNYIQAIETLSDAIKKYPKVQLGYYFLSVAYRENNQLTEAEGALLDGIAVGGEIDYMLYYELGNIMFNRGEGYYPLAIKYYSHSIKNKPNYDSALLNRANAYVQQGKITSKEKEYQKAWDSYTMAIHDYSQFITLRSKTEKKDSILLIISYLRNEKINLEKLDKSLKGRTEHIVYAKEDKNQILKDSFKDTLETNSLIELEKLNWQEELYIDE from the coding sequence ATGAAGATTTATTTTTTATTAAATAAAAATTGTAAAATTTTTATTTTATTTTTAATTCTAATATTTAATTCAAAATTGGCATATTCTCAAAGGCTAATTAGAATTGGGAAAGAAGAACTAAAAAACAAAAATTACATTCAAGCAATCGAAACACTTAGCGATGCTATTAAAAAATATCCAAAAGTACAACTTGGCTATTACTTTTTATCAGTAGCCTACAGAGAAAATAACCAATTAACAGAGGCAGAAGGAGCCTTGCTAGATGGAATTGCAGTAGGAGGTGAGATCGATTACATGCTATATTATGAATTAGGCAACATAATGTTCAACAGAGGAGAAGGTTACTATCCTTTAGCAATAAAATATTATTCTCATTCTATTAAAAACAAACCCAATTATGACAGCGCACTACTAAACAGAGCTAATGCCTATGTTCAACAGGGCAAAATAACATCTAAAGAAAAAGAATACCAAAAAGCTTGGGACTCATATACTATGGCTATCCACGACTACTCACAATTTATTACCCTTAGATCAAAAACAGAAAAAAAAGACAGCATTTTGCTTATAATAAGCTATTTAAGAAATGAAAAAATTAATCTTGAAAAACTTGACAAAAGCTTAAAAGGACGAACCGAGCATATTGTATACGCAAAAGAAGATAAAAATCAAATACTTAAAGACAGTTTTAAAGACACCCTAGAAACAAATTCTTTAATTGAACTAGAAAAACTTAATTGGCAAGAGGAGTTATATATAGATGAATAA
- a CDS encoding tetratricopeptide repeat protein, whose protein sequence is MNKNHTNFSVLLLLIFLLILSFGGFGYYIYQSKLNDKNREIMLNEVKNSVIDRNYKKAYSVAKLLQDKYPQNEDIAMLTSTLEEIANSSPFESNDLQRDSANQILDKIKGQNNEKTNVKENFDIGFNNRYIKDNTITENYSDRNDDVGIEDEDIAEFKKSKIPEKIIPNTKPKEEDQTIQSPNPKLNVNDQKNLFNLEKLKKNLNEKSNSENILNTSPKIENDKQKLNFSKEKKSEHILKTTDNSQYSNNDNAISLKKISSNSKKESNLSITSQTIIGKIHRPYTYLIKKELYEILDDINTGRVTLGKNRLKELIKRGLSNKFQKVNELIEGLKNKEASNLLLTLIKKDIEPNLIDIPNIPEDPYKKNIFQLPKEDKKIQHLEDLKSKVNSIKPIDLENPETRQQAINDLNEFLKINPNDTHASKILAQANKTQHLEDLKSKVNSIKPIDLENPETRQQAINDLNEFLKINPNDTHASKILAQANKTQHLEDLKSKVNSIKPIDLENPKTRQQAINDLNEFLKINPNDTHASKILAQANKTQHLEDLKSKVNSIKPIDLENPETRQQAINDLNEFLKINPNDTHASKILAQANKTQHLEDLKSKVNSIKPIDLENPKTRQQAINDLNEFLKINPNDTHASKALAQAYENDGDLLRAENVYEKITKLTNTQEDCYKLGIIRFKLKKYENSIESFDQTIRLNPKHKKAYNNKGIALMMLNKNKKAIKSFEKAIQIDKNYDTAYYQKGIAEEKNGDMQQAFESFKNAYNIDKKFNYALKVGIVSNNLGNFKQSEEYLSFFNDNAKTPNDIAIYNLAIAKFENNKLEESLEAINKAINLNPEKSEYLYLKASINLKNENYKNAIPLYSLVIEKNPENISAYINLAKAYEKSGNQTQAISTLEKIINKNNKLALNNLGILYKKQKKFQKAIEIFEKAILNSDIEAKYNLATTLIEINDNARAKDLLKEYTKLKPNNPEALHALGIIEYNENNNDQTLRELVKKFPNYKKNENIKKIIGI, encoded by the coding sequence ATGAATAAAAACCACACAAATTTTTCAGTATTATTGCTTTTAATTTTCTTACTTATCTTATCTTTTGGGGGCTTTGGTTACTATATATATCAAAGCAAATTAAATGACAAAAATCGAGAAATAATGCTAAACGAAGTTAAAAATAGTGTAATAGATCGAAACTATAAGAAAGCATATTCTGTTGCAAAACTTCTACAAGATAAATACCCTCAAAACGAAGACATTGCTATGCTTACAAGTACGCTAGAAGAAATTGCCAACAGCAGCCCTTTTGAATCAAACGACCTACAAAGAGATTCTGCGAATCAAATCTTAGACAAAATTAAAGGGCAAAACAATGAAAAAACAAATGTAAAAGAAAACTTTGATATTGGATTTAATAATAGATACATTAAAGACAACACAATAACGGAAAACTACTCTGACAGAAACGATGATGTTGGCATTGAAGATGAAGACATAGCTGAATTTAAAAAAAGTAAAATTCCGGAAAAAATAATACCAAACACAAAGCCAAAAGAAGAAGATCAAACAATACAATCTCCAAATCCCAAATTAAATGTTAATGATCAAAAAAATTTATTCAATTTAGAAAAACTAAAAAAAAATTTAAACGAAAAATCAAATAGTGAAAATATTTTAAACACCTCCCCAAAAATAGAAAATGATAAGCAAAAACTAAATTTTTCCAAGGAAAAAAAATCCGAACACATTTTAAAAACCACAGACAATAGTCAATATTCAAACAATGATAATGCTATATCTTTAAAAAAGATTTCTTCAAATTCAAAAAAAGAAAGTAACCTTTCTATAACCAGTCAAACAATAATAGGGAAGATTCATAGACCATATACTTACTTAATAAAAAAAGAACTCTATGAAATATTAGATGATATTAATACTGGCAGAGTCACACTTGGAAAAAACAGATTAAAAGAATTAATCAAAAGGGGTTTAAGCAATAAATTCCAAAAAGTAAATGAATTGATTGAAGGTTTAAAAAATAAAGAAGCCTCTAATTTACTATTAACCTTAATAAAAAAAGATATTGAACCAAATTTAATTGATATACCTAATATACCAGAAGATCCTTACAAAAAAAATATTTTTCAATTACCTAAAGAAGACAAGAAAATACAACACTTAGAAGACCTTAAATCTAAGGTTAATTCAATAAAACCTATTGATCTTGAAAACCCAGAAACTCGCCAACAAGCCATTAATGATCTAAACGAATTCTTGAAAATTAATCCTAATGACACACATGCTTCTAAAATTTTAGCCCAAGCTAATAAAACACAACACTTAGAAGACCTTAAATCTAAGGTTAATTCAATAAAACCTATTGATCTTGAAAACCCAGAAACTCGCCAACAAGCCATTAATGATCTAAACGAATTCTTGAAAATTAATCCTAATGACACACATGCTTCTAAAATTTTAGCCCAAGCTAATAAAACACAACACTTAGAAGACCTTAAATCTAAGGTTAATTCAATAAAACCTATTGATCTTGAAAACCCAAAAACTCGCCAACAAGCCATTAATGATCTAAACGAATTCTTGAAAATTAATCCTAATGACACACATGCTTCTAAAATTTTAGCCCAAGCTAATAAAACACAACACTTAGAAGACCTTAAATCTAAGGTTAATTCAATAAAACCTATTGATCTTGAAAACCCAGAAACTCGCCAACAAGCCATTAATGATCTAAACGAATTCTTGAAAATTAATCCTAATGACACACATGCTTCTAAAATTTTAGCCCAAGCTAATAAAACACAACACTTAGAAGACCTTAAATCTAAGGTTAATTCAATAAAACCTATTGATCTTGAAAACCCAAAAACTCGCCAACAAGCCATTAATGATCTAAACGAATTCTTGAAAATTAATCCTAATGACACACATGCTTCTAAAGCTTTAGCCCAAGCTTATGAAAATGATGGGGATTTGCTAAGAGCAGAAAATGTATACGAAAAAATTACCAAGCTCACAAATACCCAAGAAGATTGCTATAAACTTGGCATCATTAGATTCAAACTTAAAAAGTATGAAAACTCAATAGAGTCATTTGATCAAACAATAAGGCTAAATCCGAAACATAAAAAAGCATACAATAACAAAGGAATAGCCTTAATGATGTTAAATAAAAATAAAAAAGCAATAAAATCTTTTGAGAAGGCAATACAAATCGATAAAAATTATGACACTGCCTACTACCAAAAAGGTATAGCAGAAGAAAAAAATGGCGATATGCAACAAGCATTTGAAAGTTTTAAAAATGCCTACAATATCGATAAAAAATTTAACTACGCATTAAAAGTCGGAATAGTATCAAACAACTTAGGAAACTTCAAACAAAGTGAAGAATATTTAAGTTTTTTCAATGACAATGCAAAAACCCCTAACGACATTGCCATTTATAACCTAGCAATAGCAAAATTTGAAAACAATAAACTTGAAGAATCTCTTGAAGCAATAAACAAGGCTATCAATTTAAATCCAGAAAAAAGTGAATATTTATATTTAAAAGCATCTATAAATCTTAAAAACGAAAATTACAAAAATGCTATACCACTTTACAGCTTAGTAATTGAAAAAAATCCTGAAAATATTTCAGCTTATATAAACCTAGCAAAAGCATACGAAAAATCGGGAAACCAAACTCAAGCAATCTCAACTCTTGAAAAGATAATAAATAAAAACAATAAATTAGCCTTAAACAATCTTGGAATACTTTATAAAAAACAAAAAAAATTTCAAAAAGCAATTGAAATTTTTGAAAAAGCAATACTCAATTCGGATATTGAAGCAAAATATAATCTTGCAACCACTTTGATTGAAATTAATGATAATGCAAGAGCTAAAGACCTTCTAAAGGAATATACAAAATTAAAACCAAATAATCCAGAAGCCCTACATGCACTCGGAATAATAGAATATAATGAGAATAATAATGATCAAACATTAAGAGAACTTGTAAAAAAATTTCCAAATTATAAAAAAAATGAAAATATTAAAAAAATAATAGGAATATAA
- the mutL gene encoding DNA mismatch repair endonuclease MutL, with the protein MNKIRFLDKYLVQKIAAGESIDRPCSILRELLDNSIDSGATKIEVFLEEGGIHKILIIDNGSGINKEDLKICYLPHTTSKISSEEDLRKIETLGFRGEALSSIAICSNISITSSTTSTESYKIEVENGIEKCFKKQPAINGTIVDVTKIFHNFPARKRFLKQEPIETKMCLKVLEEKIITHPEINFEINLNQKLRKIYFKESLIDRVQNVYGNVIENNKFRVLKKEHDNIKIKIFLAPENFSKKNKRHIKTFVNRRLIDQKDLLEAITNGHSRILSPGNFPICYLFLEINPEYIDFNVHPQKKEVRFFNLPFLFKLISDNINNFFDKDINNCQDIIIKRQLTDDDHLIGMIHQTENFNKTNTYDIPQNKNLETDNNAIEPSNNITKPDIDLRSYNSIIQNRPSLKENIENIFSDNFLEFEELPNKNEKEEIKFNYIGQIFSEFLIVEKVNEIYFIDQHAVHEKIIYEKLRNSKKTIQKLLIPIEFPIVDTNIEEIIDSEIEEYKKLDIIISKIGPKKYQLESIPNICNQYENTLINFFQSRRSRTINSLESDLYATIACRKAVKTNDILSVEFSKFLINEFFKLEIKHCPHGRKIYYKISKFELEKKVDRA; encoded by the coding sequence ATGAACAAAATAAGATTCTTAGATAAATACTTGGTTCAAAAAATAGCAGCAGGAGAATCAATCGATAGACCATGTTCAATATTAAGAGAACTACTAGACAATTCAATAGATTCTGGAGCTACTAAAATTGAGGTTTTTCTTGAAGAAGGGGGAATTCACAAAATCTTAATAATAGATAATGGAAGCGGAATAAATAAAGAAGATTTAAAAATCTGCTATCTGCCACACACTACTTCAAAAATATCATCAGAAGAAGATTTAAGGAAAATAGAAACTTTAGGATTTAGAGGAGAAGCGCTCTCTAGTATTGCAATTTGCTCCAACATTTCAATAACAAGCTCAACAACTAGCACTGAAAGCTATAAAATAGAAGTAGAAAATGGAATTGAAAAATGCTTTAAAAAACAACCTGCCATAAACGGAACAATAGTAGATGTTACAAAAATATTTCACAACTTTCCAGCAAGAAAAAGATTCTTAAAGCAAGAACCCATTGAAACAAAAATGTGTCTAAAGGTTTTAGAAGAAAAAATAATAACCCATCCCGAAATCAATTTCGAGATTAATTTAAATCAAAAACTAAGAAAAATTTACTTTAAAGAATCGTTAATTGATAGAGTACAAAATGTATATGGAAATGTAATAGAAAATAATAAATTTAGAGTCTTAAAAAAAGAACATGACAATATAAAAATAAAAATATTCTTAGCACCAGAAAATTTTTCTAAAAAAAACAAAAGACATATTAAAACATTTGTAAACAGAAGACTCATTGATCAAAAAGATCTCTTAGAAGCAATAACTAATGGTCACAGCAGAATACTTTCCCCTGGGAACTTTCCAATATGTTACTTATTCTTAGAAATAAACCCTGAGTATATTGACTTTAATGTACATCCTCAAAAAAAAGAAGTAAGATTTTTCAATCTTCCATTTTTATTTAAACTAATCTCTGACAACATTAATAATTTTTTCGATAAAGACATAAATAACTGCCAAGACATAATAATAAAAAGACAATTAACAGATGATGATCATTTAATAGGAATGATACACCAAACAGAAAACTTCAATAAAACCAACACATATGATATACCACAAAACAAAAATTTAGAAACAGACAATAATGCAATCGAGCCAAGCAATAACATAACAAAACCCGATATTGACCTTAGAAGCTACAATTCAATTATACAAAATAGACCATCGCTTAAGGAAAACATTGAAAACATTTTCTCTGACAACTTTTTAGAATTTGAAGAGCTGCCAAACAAAAACGAAAAAGAAGAAATAAAATTTAACTACATAGGACAAATATTCTCTGAATTTTTAATTGTTGAAAAAGTAAATGAAATTTACTTTATAGACCAACACGCAGTTCATGAAAAAATAATATATGAAAAACTTAGGAACTCAAAAAAAACTATTCAAAAGCTTTTAATACCAATTGAATTTCCAATAGTTGATACAAACATAGAAGAAATTATAGATAGTGAAATCGAAGAATACAAAAAATTGGACATTATAATCTCTAAAATAGGTCCTAAAAAATATCAACTTGAATCTATCCCTAATATTTGCAATCAATATGAAAATACTCTTATCAACTTTTTTCAATCGAGAAGAAGTAGGACAATAAATTCTCTTGAATCTGATTTATATGCAACTATTGCTTGTAGAAAGGCTGTTAAAACAAATGATATATTAAGCGTTGAATTTAGCAAATTTTTAATAAATGAATTTTTTAAGCTAGAAATAAAACATTGTCCTCATGGACGAAAAATTTATTACAAAATATCTAAATTTGAGCTTGAAAAAAAAGTTGACAGAGCATAA